The sequence below is a genomic window from Parachlamydiales bacterium.
CCATCCACTACAAGGGTATGTTCATGCAGGATCTTTTCATAATCGCTCGGATGTTTTGTAGAAGATGTTCCAGCACAGGCTACAGTGTACAGTGTCTTATCGCGTACAATGAAGATCTGCTCCGGAGAGGCGCCGATCATTCCTTCTTCACCCTTCCAATAAGCGTAGGCATACCCGTGAAAATCACGTGCGTAATTGCAAGCATGGGAAAGCATATGATTGCGGTATTGGGAATCTATTGGCAGATCTAATTCACCGGATATGTAGGGAACTGCTTTGTTAAATCTACCTGCAAAGATACTCTGCATAACGTCTGCTACGGCGGAAGTAAAATCTTCTTGTTTTGGCAGCTTCCAATTAATAGATAGCTTCGATTGTGTTAGGGATAATGGCATGCGATCAAGCTCAGACCATTGACTAAACTGCACCCAGGGTTTCGGTTTTGTCAGGAAGAAATCATTAAGGTAGAAAGCAGGTGCATCATTATCCGGAGGTATAGAATACTCGCTTCTATCTCCCCATCCCACTAACAAAGTACCCCGTACAGTAGTGACAACTGCTGCATCCTGTTGGAATAATGCTGCATCCATAATCATGAAAATAGCCTCAAAATTGGGTTGGGTATAACCTAGGTGCTTTATTTTGTAAATATACGTGTGAGCCTTTGTGCATTTAAAACTACAATGATACTGCTTGCTGTCATCGCAACTGCGGAATATATAGGGCTTAAGTATCCACTTAAAGCAAGTCCGATGCCGATGACATTGTAGAAAAAAGTCCAAAATAAATTTTGTTTTATTAGTCTGCGCGCTTTTTTTGCTAGCTCCCTAATAGGTAACAAGACGTCCAATTTTTCCGTCGTGAGTAGAATATCCGAAACTTGAATTGAGATATCGGTGGCTGAAACGACAGAAATAGCGACATCTGCAGCTGTCAATGCGGGTGCATCGTTAATTCCATCCCCTACCATTCCAACAACAAAGTTATTGTTTTTAAGTTCCAGTATTTTATCTCTTTTTTGCAGAGGGTTCTGCTCGGCATACCAAGAATCAAATCCACATTCTTTTGAAATAAATGCCACTGTCTGAGGATTATCTCCAGACAATAAAATAGTTTTAATTCCCTGAAACTGCCCTAGGAGTTGTTTTATTTCCGGTTTCAGGCTGTCGGCAAGGAAAACTTGCGCTAGTAAGCTCACCCCTTCAAAAAGAAAACAAGGCGAACTACCGGGAATGCAATCTAAGCTGCTTGGCAGCGGGTAGCCTAACGAGTTGAAATATGCAGCAGAGCCAATCCTGTACACTTTATCTTTCCATTTTCCTTCCATGCCTTTCCCAGCGTGCTCTAGTACGGGGAGTAAAACCTCAACCTCATTTTGCAGTCCCCTTGCTATTGCCTGCGCTACCGGGTGGGTCGACTGTCTTGCTATATTGGCAATGGCTATCCTTTGTTCAGCAGAAAGAAATCCTAACGGTGACTGTACTTGTAGGTAACCTTTGGTAATGGTTCCTGTTTTATCAAAAACTATGACATCTTCCCTGCCTAAGAACTGTAAACTTGAACGGTTACGCACTAATGCACCACGCTCGGCCATGCTTTGGATAAGCTGAGATTCTACTAAAGGAACGGCTATCCCAAGTGCGCAGGGGCAGGCGATCAACAATACTGACAAAGCTTGCTCAAAGTTTCCACCACTTCCCATAAATGCACACACAGTTAACAGCAATACCGCTGGAATAAAATAGCGTAGAATAACCTCAATACGCTGTTCTTTGACGGCCTTATTCCCTATACCTGTTTGAACTAATTGCAAAATGCGCTGTTGCAATGATTCTTCCACCGTAGCTTTTACTTCCCATACGATCGCCCCATGCAGAACAATGCTTCCCCCAATAATTTTGCTGCCTACACTTTTTGCTACCGGCAAGCTCTCCCCTGTGAGCAGGGATTCATCGCAGGTTGCTTCTCCCCCCACCACCACTCCATCTAAAATAACTTTCTCTCCTGCCAAGGTTTTTACTTCGTCACCTACATGAATATCTGCGATAGGAACAAAATCGAATTTTGCATCAGAGAATCTCTTACGACCTCTTTTGGGCTGGCTACGGGCTATTCCAGCTAGTGTTTTCTTTGCATTGAATTTGGCTTTAGCCTCCACTAATTTTCCGCCAAGGACCAAAGCTACAATGACGCAAGCAGTATCAAAGTAAACATGCATATTCCCTGAAAGGAGCCGGTAGGTCGATAATAACGTCGCGGAGCCTGCGCCAAGCACGACCAAGGTTTCCATCCCAAAATAGCCTGTGCGCAGAGCAGCCCAGAAACGCTTATAGATAGGCCACGCGCCATATGTCATGACAGGCAGGGCAGCCCAAAATGAAAGCCATGCGAAAATCATTCCGTAGTCTTTTGCTTCAGCATCAAAGTAGGTAGCGTATAGAGGATAAGCGAACATCATGACATTTAGAGCAAAAAAACCTGTTACGGCGGAACGGATTTTCAATCCTCTCGAAGCGGAAGTAAGGGCTTGATCGTTTTGCAGGTCAACTTCATAACCCAGATTAGTCATTACCTTTACTATGCTGTCCAGATCAATATATCTGGGGTAATATTCTATCACTCCCATATCGGTCGCATAATCTACAATAACAAGGACAACTCCCTTTTTTTGCGATAGAACATATTGAATGAGCAAAGCACAGGAGGGACACCATAATCCCTGGATACTTATGACTTTACGTACTTTTTCCCAGTCTTCTTTATCTTCTTTCAGCTTTTTAGCTTGCAGCTCTTCTAATAACAGCGGATTAGAAATCAATCCTGCGAGGGCGGCCTCTTTTACTAGAGGATGATCTATTCCCCTTTCCAGCTCAGATTTCGCTACTAAAATAGTGTGAACGGCATGGCATCCTGCGCAGCAAAATAATAGCTTACCCTCTGTGAAAGGACGTGCGGTGATTTCAAGTTCGCATAATGCGCATAATGCTTGAGTTTCAATTGCCATACGAGCCTAATTTAGGTTATACTGAACACAAATAGAATTAGGAATTTTGTATGTTATTACGGCTTGCTTATTATGACGATCCATTTTTACGTAAAAAGACAAAACTAATAGATAAAATAGATGATTCCATCCGTACTCTCGTTGAAAATATGACTGAAACGATGAGAAAATACGATGGAATGGGCTTAGCCGCACCGCAAGTATTTGTAGACCAAGCAATTTTCATCACCTGCGTCCCTAAACAAAAAGAAGATGGTGAATGGGGAGAGGGAGAGGTTCGGGTATTCATTAATCCCAAGATTCTAGCTTTTAGCCAAGAGACATGGAGTAGAAGTGAGGGATGCTTATCTCTGCCTAATTTTTATGAAGAGGTCGTTAGGCCCGTCAAAATTAAAATCCAAGCCACTGATTTTGAAAGGGAAAGTTTTGAAGAGGAACTAGTAGGATGGGATGCAAGAGCTTTTCTGCACGAAAATGACCATATTAATGGTGTCTTATTTATCGACCGCATTAAAGGAAAGAAAAGAAAAGACATTGAGCCTATTCTGCGTATGATAAAGAAAAAATATCAAGGGAAGTAAACTAAACCTTCTAGACTTTTTGGTCGGGATTAAGTCGTTGTATGGGATTAAATGTGATTTTACCGGTTGACTTTACAAATTTGCCTGTTGCAAGTTCATTTCTAAAAAGTTCTAACGATATGACAGCTTTAGTAGAGGCAAGGTCTTCCACCGAATTCTGAGTGACGACATAGTCATATTCGATTTCAGCCTTTACTTTATCGCCAGCCTCTATAACGCTCACTGAATATCCACCGCGTTGCTCCAAAGCATAAATATTCTCATGATATGGTTCGTTTGGATTGCGGGGGGGCTGACTATTAAATTCCTTGTCATTCTGAAGGAATCCTCCGAATCCCTGCGCTATTAAGAGAAGAATTCTTTCTTTGACTTTTGGATCACGGTCATTCAAAAACCGAATTCCTCGCTCATAAAGTTCTTCTTTAGTTTTGCCTGTAGTAGACGCTTCTGACCCTTTCGGTAGATACTTCTCCATTCCAAAAACGACCTGCTCATTAACCTTTAAATACTTAATTCGGGAAATATCTTTTTCCACTTGTTCCGTCAATAAATATATATGGCCTCCCAATTTCATTTGACGTTTTCTGTCGACCTTGTTCAATTCCACATCATTAAATATGTTATTTACGCGATTGGATGAAATGTTGATGTCTTTAAATTTAAATTTACTAAGCCTTTCTTTATATATATCGTCCGTTTTAGCTGCTGCCGGAGAAGAGCTCATAGGGGTTAAATCTGGCCTGTTTAAAACGTATTTTTTATCGCCATTCACATGGAGGGTTCCATGGATAAGTTGTTCTCTAGTTGTTCTTCTTACATCCCCTTCTAGAGGTGACCAATCCGCCTTATAGCCTACAGGTCTGTAGTGGTCATAATTATCCACAACATTAGAGATATTTTCGTTGATTTCGCTAAGTCGGGTCGCCCACCCATTCTTCTGGTCTTGGGATGGATCATAAGTATTACTTATTTCGCTAAACAGTTTTTCAGCATCTTTGAGCTGTTCGACAATAAACTCGCTTTCATCTTGTTCAAAGACCTTAGCTTCAACGATTTTATGAATATGAGTTAACCTTGAAGAAAAATCGTCCATTGGAAGGTTCAATTTCATTTTAACAATGGAGTCAAGATAGTGAAAATCAAGTACTTTTACATGATCTGAAACTAAGGCGGAATTTAATACTCCGCTTGGCGGAAGATTATAGCTTGGAAAACTACTGCTAATACCGGAAATAGACATATATACCCCTACTTCTCTAATACTATAGTAGCAGACCACATAATTATTACAATAACAATTAAAGCCTAATTAACTTCAATAATCACCTTTAATTTAGTATCAACATTACGCGTTACAGTGCGTAATAGAATTTGCCAATCAAAAACTGAAAAACGTTCCCCGCCAAAATTAACCAGTTGAGAAGGTCTATTGCCAGGTAAAAGATGTGCAACAAAGCGGCCCTGATCGTCGAGGACTTCAAAATGCATTTTTATATTTAGGTCTTTATATTCAATGGTAAATAAATCCTTTTCTTCGAAGATGGATGCTTTAATCCCATTCACTGTCATTATCGGGTGCTGATCCGGCAGTCGTGTAAAATAGAAGTTGACCTCTTTCGCTTTGTCATCATCGTTGCCTGAAAATTCCTCTTCAAATGTAAACAGCAATTCTGTCCGACCATTCGAATGGTTTCCGGTCACTCTAACTTGCGGCTCTATTTGGCAGGTAAATGTCGTAGGTTGGGCAGAGCTACCCCATAAAATGTATAAAGGGTGGAATCGATAATCTTCATTAGATTGTAAAGCTGTAGGCTTATCAGCTACTGTGATTGCAATAGGATTAAATGCATTATGTGGAACGGGATCCTTACAGCACAAGGGAAGCATGGAAGCCCATAATAAGGAGTGGGATTCTAACAGATCCGTACGGTGGGGCACTTCCCCTTGTAAATACCACATCAATAATTCGTAAGCAGTAATCTGTGGATAAAGTTTATTCTGGCTTCCCATTCTGACCGGTCCGGCAAAAGCCGCGGTCGTGGTATGCCATCCTTTTTCAAGGTCATCCCAAAGTTTTTGTCCCTTCAAGGAACTTTCCGTAAGATAATAGGCTAACGCCGCTTCTGCATGCATTTCCGGCATGAGATAATGTCCATCAAAAACGGGAGTTTTTTCAAGTTTTCCCATCAGCCTTTGCGCGCACAACATTTTATAATGAAGAAGTTTGGAGATGCTGACATTGGCTTCGCAATAAGTGTGAACTCTATCCAATGCAGCTTGGACTTTAAGGCGCAATTCCTGGCCCAAAACTGGGCCAAACTCTTTATATATAAATGCTAAGGGTAAATACACTTTATGGGGTAAATACTCATCTTTGCATAAAGGATATTCGTGCAAAAATACGGGGAAATTTCCTTCCGTCTCAAATTTAAGCAAGTTATCCAAAAGGACTTTTCCTGCCTGCACCAGTTCGACTGTATGCATGCGCATCCAAAGCAAAGCTAAATGCAGGTTATCTAAAAAAGGAATTGTCATATGCACTGAAGCAGAAAAACCATAATAATGAAGGTAGCCTGTCTGCGGGCTTACCATCTTCTTGCCATATTCTGAGGCTAAATGGATTAATTTACGGCCAGCTTCCTGCCTTTTAGATTCGATATCTTCACTACAAAAATGCTCCACCCTCTACCTCAATATTTTGGCCTGTAATATCCCTAGCACGTCCACTTAATAAAAATGATGCAAGCTCTGCCACCGCAGCGAGTTTGACCGGTTCTTGCATTGGCAGCTTTGAACGGAAGGTATTCAAGTCAACCGACCCTTCCAAATGCCCAGGTGAGATCATATTAACTCTAACTTTACGCGCAGCAAGTTCTTTAGCAAAACTGTGTACGGCGTGCCAAAGGGATTCTTTGGAATTTAAATAGGCTGTATTATAGCAATTAGCGCGGTTCTTGCCAATTCCCGCCACACCGAAAGTTAGAATAGAACCCTCATGCTTAGCTAGGGAGTCCGCAAAAATTTGTATCAGGGTGATAGGAGCAAAAGTGTTCAACTGAAAAAGTTCCTGCCATATTCCAGGTGGTGTTTTTAATCCGCTACCGATGAAATAGGGCCCTGCAATGTAGACAAAATGCCCGATATCAGGATGTTTGCCTTTTACTTTCTCAGCAAACGTCTGTATTCCTTCCTGGGTTTTAAAGTCACCCTGCACGACATCAGCCTTCCCACACTTATCTGCAAGGGCTATAGCTTTTGCTTCTTTCTGATGATAGTGTATAATGAGATGATGGCCTGCACGATGCAAATGTAAGCACACCTCTTCACCTAGCGGACTAGTCGCGCCCATGACAAGCGTTCTAATTCTCATGAAATCCCCTTAGCTGTGAATAAGAACTTCAGCGACGCTGCTTTCAAGATGCTGCAGTGGCAGGGGCTTATTAACTATGACTTTGATCCATTTCGTTTTAAAACGGGTAGCCAACCTACCGCCAATAGCATAAGCCAATGCCTCGATCAAGCGGAACTTACCGTTGGTAGCTGTTTCTTCGCAAATTTTTGCAACGATTGTGTAGTCGATGGCGTCGTCTAAATGGTCGCTAAGACAAGCCTTACTATCCACCGGAGCAAGGTCTACATCAATTTCTATCGTTTGTTCTTCTAATCTTTCATGCGGCTCTGTTCCTATGAGGCATACGACTTTAAGCTTTCTTAACGAGATGATAGCATCCACATTCTTATCCATGTTCTCTCCGTATTGAAATTTCATTTGAAGACACTTTTTTGATCACTGAAAGTAAAATAGCTGCCAAACCTGCTTGACTCGCTGGAGGGGCTATATAATCTGCCATAGACAGTATTTCTTGAGGTGCGGTTTCCATGACAATACGCACATCCGCCACCTTGAGCATACTCATATCGTTGTAGTCGTCTCCTGCAGCAATGATTGGTCCGTTACAGCCTATTTTCTCTGCAAAACGTTTTAGGATAAGTCCTTTAGTGCATTCTTTATGTGTGGCCTGAGCCACAAAATGTGAATTGTTAAACGGGTCGCGTATCGTGGGTGCATGCAAATGGAGTTCTTTTTCCATATAATGCGCTAACACCTGGCATTCTTTATGGTTCCCGAAACATTTGATAGAAGCAAATCCTTTTAATGGAACCTGGTTGAAGTCATCAACGGGCAACCAAACTTCCCCCACGGCAGCGCTCCGTTCTTTCAAATATTTTATCTGATTAGGGCTAAACCTTTTTGGGCGGTAGTAACAGATATCCTGTCCTGAGTAACCACTATATGCAATATAGTCAGTACCTTTATCCGCACAAAAATCATCAAATGTCCCTAAAGTATCTTTTGGTATCAGTAGTTCTTCCATCAAAACGGCTTGCGGCATTTCAAGCAGGTTAGCGCCATTGATTACAGCAAAATAATAGGAGAAATCCAATGTACTTAATGGTTTAACACCCCAAACATAGGGTCTTCCGGTGATAAAGATGACCTTCCAACCTTCATCATAGACATCTCTCAAAGCTTTTGCTACAAGGGATGGCATTTCAAAGGGACTATCGGTAAGTGTTCCGTCAATATCACAGGCTAAAATTCCGGGCATATTCTTTCCATATTGGAGGCTTTTCCCCACAGGGAGTATGGAGGGCTGGAGTAGTGGTGAAAAAATCTAGTGTAAGTTTATCTTAACTACGTTATACCAATTTTTCAATTAGTGAGCGAGGATCCGCATGACCACCTTATGTAAGTTTCTAGTATTTCTATCTATTCTTTTCGCCCCCCTTTCCGGCCAGATTGCAAATTCGGATGTTGCTCCTTACACTGCAAAAACTGAACTCCTTGATATTAAAGAAGATCCTTCGTCCCATCTTTTTCCGGCTTCCCAGCTTCCCATTGAGGAATCCTCAGATAAGTTCACTTCGGAACTGCTGAACATGCTCCTAACCCTAGGAATGCTCATTGCAGTTATTTTCGCCCTATCGTATATTTTAAAACGCATGTTGAATGTTAAAACCAAGCAAGAAAATTACAAAAGCACCATCAAAGTCTTGGAAAAACGTGCTCTTTCTCCTAAATCCGCTCTTTATCTTGTAGAAGTCTACGGCAGAACACTCGTGATCGCAGAATCCCCTACAGGGTTTAATTGTATGACAACTTTTGATGCTATCGTTGAAGAAAATGATGCACCTCCTTCCCAAGAACCCAAATCGTTTGAAAAAATCCTCGATAAGACGAAATAATTTGCATGCTGAAAATCCAAAACTTTTGTAAAGTATTTGGAAGGTATACTCATACCAGCAAGATACAAACGGATATATATGACATATAAATTTATCACTTTAGCATTGTTATTAGTCACTATTACAACCCTTACGAGTTGCTATAGAATGCCCACAGACCAAGATTACTGCGTTCTCCCTACTACAAACAACCGTAATGTCACCCGTGAAAGAGCACAACAATCGCCCATGCCAGGCATAAGTATGTAATGAATTTGAACTGACCGCATTTCTCTAACTGAATATAACCGAGGCCGACAATGCTAGTGCTTACAAGAAAAGAAGATGAAGAAATCGTTATAGGTGAGGGACAGGATGAAATTACGATTACTGTCTTAAAAATACAAGGAAGTGAAAAAGTTTCTATCGGAATCAAAGCACATCCAAATACACCTATATTTAGAAAAGAGTTGTTAGCGAAAGGAAATGAAAGAAGAAAACGTAAAGACCCGGCTTCCAAGACTACCCCGCAAGATATCGAACGTTTGATTGAAGCCGTTCAGATTTCTACAGAAATTGAAGAAAACAAGAAAAATATGATAAATAGCAGCAATGAATATAACTGCTACTTACCTTAACTAAAGATGTAATAATGATTAATGTCACCTTAGATAGCATTCTAGAACTTCTTGAAAAGAATGATCTTAACCCTATGCTTCAAGAAGAAACTAAACAGGTTTCCCTTTCTTTCAAACTTCATGATGCCGATTTCCCTATGTTCATCAAGGTCGTTCATGAAGGCGATTTAATTCAAGTCCTCCAATTCATTCCCGCTCACTTGGATAAAAACCATGTCTCTGATGTCGCGCGCCTTATGCATTACCTCAACAAAGAAATGGACCTCCCCGGTTTTGGCTTTGACGAAAACAATCAGATGATGTTCTTCAGGTTAGTCCTACCTACAGCTAAACACAAAGTTGATCCCGATCTACTGCTGGCTTTCATCAATGCTGCACGCATCGCCTGTGAAACTTTTGCCCCGATGATCCAAAACGTTAATTTGGGTAGAACCCGTTTCAAAGAAATTTTAGAGAAAACGACCCTATAACGGTAAGTGCAAATGGCCCTAAGACCAATATATTACGACACAGAAACCACTGGTATCCGTCCGGAAAAAGATAAGATTGTCGAGATTGCTGCCTTCGATCCTGAAAACAATACTTCGTTTGTGCAATTTGTCAATCCCGGTGTCCCCATTCCACGAGAAACCACTGCCATTCACGGTATCAGCGATGAAATGGTAGCCGGTGCCGGGTCATTCGCACAAGTAGGACAAGAATTCTTGGATTTCTGCCAAGGAGACGTTGTTTTGATTGCTCATAATAACGACACCTTCGATGCCCTCTTCTTAAAACATGAATTCCAACGACACTCCCTGGCCTTACCCGCTCATTGGAAATTTTTGGACACGTTGAAATGGGCTCGTAAATACCGCAAAGACCTACCAAGGCATCCGCTTCAATTTCTGCGTGAAGTTTATGGAATTCCTGCAAACACTGCCCATAGAGCATTAGATGACGTACTCGTCCTCCATAAGGTTTTCACCTATATGTTAGACGATATATCCATCGAAACTGCGTTTACTCTCATGCAAGAAATTAAAGAACTTCAACATATGCCTTTTGGAAAACATCAAGGCACTCCTCTATCTAAAGTTCCCTCCAGTTATATCAAATGGCTGAATGAAAACGGAGCCTTAGATAAACCGGAAAATCAGCAGCTAAAAGCCTCTTTTGAGAAATTAGGGCTTTTGGCAACCGCATGAAAACCACCTCTACAATTATTGGCTGCGGATATGTCGGAAAGGCTGTAGCCGCCCTTTGGGTACAAAATAATCTTTCTGTCCATGCCATCACCACTCGCAAAGAGAATAATGATGCTTTAGAGGATCTAGGCTGTGTCCCCTTTGTTATCCAGGATGAAGATTCCCTTGCCAATGCCGTCGCAGATGCGCGTGTTATCCTTGTCTCAGTCGCCCCTTCGCAAAATAGATCCTATGAAGCGACCTATCTGCATACAGCTAAAGCCCTGTTAGATGTACTTTCCAAACAAAAGAATTTTCCGCACATCATTTTTACTTCCAGTGCTTCTGTGTATGGGGCTTATGATAATGAGATTGTAACGGAAGACACCCCGCTGCTGCCTGAAAATCCTGAAAATCAAATCCTAGCTCAAACTGAGTCACTCCTGCTGGATTATCCCTACACAACGATATTGCGCTTTGGTGAGATCATTGGGCCTGGTAGAGAACTGTATTTAAGACTAAAGAAAA
It includes:
- a CDS encoding DUF3820 family protein: MALRPIYYDTETTGIRPEKDKIVEIAAFDPENNTSFVQFVNPGVPIPRETTAIHGISDEMVAGAGSFAQVGQEFLDFCQGDVVLIAHNNDTFDALFLKHEFQRHSLALPAHWKFLDTLKWARKYRKDLPRHPLQFLREVYGIPANTAHRALDDVLVLHKVFTYMLDDISIETAFTLMQEIKELQHMPFGKHQGTPLSKVPSSYIKWLNENGALDKPENQQLKASFEKLGLLATA
- a CDS encoding cation-translocating P-type ATPase, whose translation is MAIETQALCALCELEITARPFTEGKLLFCCAGCHAVHTILVAKSELERGIDHPLVKEAALAGLISNPLLLEELQAKKLKEDKEDWEKVRKVISIQGLWCPSCALLIQYVLSQKKGVVLVIVDYATDMGVIEYYPRYIDLDSIVKVMTNLGYEVDLQNDQALTSASRGLKIRSAVTGFFALNVMMFAYPLYATYFDAEAKDYGMIFAWLSFWAALPVMTYGAWPIYKRFWAALRTGYFGMETLVVLGAGSATLLSTYRLLSGNMHVYFDTACVIVALVLGGKLVEAKAKFNAKKTLAGIARSQPKRGRKRFSDAKFDFVPIADIHVGDEVKTLAGEKVILDGVVVGGEATCDESLLTGESLPVAKSVGSKIIGGSIVLHGAIVWEVKATVEESLQQRILQLVQTGIGNKAVKEQRIEVILRYFIPAVLLLTVCAFMGSGGNFEQALSVLLIACPCALGIAVPLVESQLIQSMAERGALVRNRSSLQFLGREDVIVFDKTGTITKGYLQVQSPLGFLSAEQRIAIANIARQSTHPVAQAIARGLQNEVEVLLPVLEHAGKGMEGKWKDKVYRIGSAAYFNSLGYPLPSSLDCIPGSSPCFLFEGVSLLAQVFLADSLKPEIKQLLGQFQGIKTILLSGDNPQTVAFISKECGFDSWYAEQNPLQKRDKILELKNNNFVVGMVGDGINDAPALTAADVAISVVSATDISIQVSDILLTTEKLDVLLPIRELAKKARRLIKQNLFWTFFYNVIGIGLALSGYLSPIYSAVAMTASSIIVVLNAQRLTRIFTK
- the def gene encoding peptide deformylase, producing MLLRLAYYDDPFLRKKTKLIDKIDDSIRTLVENMTETMRKYDGMGLAAPQVFVDQAIFITCVPKQKEDGEWGEGEVRVFINPKILAFSQETWSRSEGCLSLPNFYEEVVRPVKIKIQATDFERESFEEELVGWDARAFLHENDHINGVLFIDRIKGKKRKDIEPILRMIKKKYQGK
- a CDS encoding flagellar biosynthetic protein FliO, giving the protein MTTLCKFLVFLSILFAPLSGQIANSDVAPYTAKTELLDIKEDPSSHLFPASQLPIEESSDKFTSELLNMLLTLGMLIAVIFALSYILKRMLNVKTKQENYKSTIKVLEKRALSPKSALYLVEVYGRTLVIAESPTGFNCMTTFDAIVEENDAPPSQEPKSFEKILDKTK
- a CDS encoding chorismate-binding protein is translated as MIMDAALFQQDAAVVTTVRGTLLVGWGDRSEYSIPPDNDAPAFYLNDFFLTKPKPWVQFSQWSELDRMPLSLTQSKLSINWKLPKQEDFTSAVADVMQSIFAGRFNKAVPYISGELDLPIDSQYRNHMLSHACNYARDFHGYAYAYWKGEEGMIGASPEQIFIVRDKTLYTVACAGTSSTKHPSDYEKILHEHTLVVDGLKHALSDFKDVSTSASYWKQAGNEMFHLTTPLQAESEELPSFDELIRRLHPTASIGCYPKSQGEPWLKQYDQKIPRTYYGAPIGYRWPDKNEEAAYVAIRNVQWLGDKLKVLAGCGVVKSSDPLSEWYEWNAKFNAVRSSIGL
- a CDS encoding carbon storage regulator; this encodes MLVLTRKEDEEIVIGEGQDEITITVLKIQGSEKVSIGIKAHPNTPIFRKELLAKGNERRKRKDPASKTTPQDIERLIEAVQISTEIEENKKNMINSSNEYNCYLP
- a CDS encoding SDR family oxidoreductase, producing the protein MRIRTLVMGATSPLGEEVCLHLHRAGHHLIIHYHQKEAKAIALADKCGKADVVQGDFKTQEGIQTFAEKVKGKHPDIGHFVYIAGPYFIGSGLKTPPGIWQELFQLNTFAPITLIQIFADSLAKHEGSILTFGVAGIGKNRANCYNTAYLNSKESLWHAVHSFAKELAARKVRVNMISPGHLEGSVDLNTFRSKLPMQEPVKLAAVAELASFLLSGRARDITGQNIEVEGGAFL
- a CDS encoding YbjN domain-containing protein; this translates as MINVTLDSILELLEKNDLNPMLQEETKQVSLSFKLHDADFPMFIKVVHEGDLIQVLQFIPAHLDKNHVSDVARLMHYLNKEMDLPGFGFDENNQMMFFRLVLPTAKHKVDPDLLLAFINAARIACETFAPMIQNVNLGRTRFKEILEKTTL
- a CDS encoding NAD-dependent epimerase/dehydratase family protein; this translates as MKTTSTIIGCGYVGKAVAALWVQNNLSVHAITTRKENNDALEDLGCVPFVIQDEDSLANAVADARVILVSVAPSQNRSYEATYLHTAKALLDVLSKQKNFPHIIFTSSASVYGAYDNEIVTEDTPLLPENPENQILAQTESLLLDYPYTTILRFGEIIGPGRELYLRLKKMQGPFPGDGLNICNFTNLSDAVRAIEFVRTNKFYGIYNVVCDEHPTRLALYERLSEKMQLPLPRWDPTLMSRLGSKKIVSNNKLSQLQFAFSPPFGLD
- a CDS encoding HAD family hydrolase; this translates as MPGILACDIDGTLTDSPFEMPSLVAKALRDVYDEGWKVIFITGRPYVWGVKPLSTLDFSYYFAVINGANLLEMPQAVLMEELLIPKDTLGTFDDFCADKGTDYIAYSGYSGQDICYYRPKRFSPNQIKYLKERSAAVGEVWLPVDDFNQVPLKGFASIKCFGNHKECQVLAHYMEKELHLHAPTIRDPFNNSHFVAQATHKECTKGLILKRFAEKIGCNGPIIAAGDDYNDMSMLKVADVRIVMETAPQEILSMADYIAPPASQAGLAAILLSVIKKVSSNEISIRREHG
- a CDS encoding dihydroneopterin aldolase, with product MDKNVDAIISLRKLKVVCLIGTEPHERLEEQTIEIDVDLAPVDSKACLSDHLDDAIDYTIVAKICEETATNGKFRLIEALAYAIGGRLATRFKTKWIKVIVNKPLPLQHLESSVAEVLIHS